A genome region from Geobacter pickeringii includes the following:
- a CDS encoding tetratricopeptide repeat protein — protein sequence MKTRMVAALLLTLTVLPGCTANGAGRQNLATEPSFRPTVAIAESRALYIYSLSRLRIIEGDMEGALTLLNGAIEADPNSAFLHVAAAEIYLKTNRLDDALKACENAIRLDPNQRQAQLMSGMILASLKRDKEAIPHLKKAVELDPAKEDAYLHLGVSYVKTFDYEEAVSILKSLVKVNPDSYLGYYYLGKTYDQMKLPREAIGYYRKAVDLKPDFEQALIDRGIAQEGLGLFDDAVATYKELLEVNPANVTVVHHLVQLFLQQQRFAEALPYLQNLKAKGVGGLETLRKIGLIHLELEQYDDAITEFQEILAKEPAAHQVRFYLGSAYEDKEEFDRAIEEFSKIPPGTLNYFEAVGHIAFLYKDKGMPDKGVAVLRDAIAANPKQLDLHLYLAGLYESTGKFAEGLALLKGGEEQFGADPRLYFRLGTIYDKMGDKEQSIAAMKRVIVLSPDDAQALNYLGYTYAELGTNLDEALQYLKKAVQLRPSDGFILDSLGWVYFKMKRFDEAVPLLERALKLADGDVTVMEHLADAHAARHEYRKALELYKKILAAEPERKDILEKKRKVKAESLER from the coding sequence ATGAAAACACGCATGGTCGCCGCGCTCCTCCTGACCCTGACGGTCCTCCCGGGCTGCACCGCCAATGGTGCCGGCAGACAGAACCTTGCTACCGAGCCGTCCTTCCGGCCGACGGTCGCCATAGCCGAATCCCGGGCGCTCTACATCTACTCACTCTCGCGGCTCCGGATCATTGAAGGAGACATGGAAGGGGCCCTCACGCTCCTGAACGGTGCCATCGAGGCCGACCCCAACTCCGCATTCCTCCACGTAGCGGCAGCAGAGATCTATCTGAAGACGAACCGTCTCGACGACGCGCTGAAGGCGTGCGAGAACGCCATCCGCCTCGACCCGAACCAGCGCCAGGCGCAGCTCATGTCCGGCATGATCCTGGCGAGCCTCAAACGCGACAAGGAGGCGATCCCTCACCTGAAAAAGGCGGTGGAGCTCGATCCCGCCAAGGAGGATGCCTACCTCCATCTCGGCGTTTCCTACGTGAAGACTTTCGACTACGAAGAGGCGGTCAGCATCCTCAAGTCCCTGGTGAAGGTCAATCCCGACTCGTATCTGGGATACTACTACCTCGGCAAGACCTACGACCAGATGAAGCTCCCCCGCGAGGCCATCGGCTACTACCGCAAGGCTGTGGATCTCAAGCCCGATTTCGAGCAGGCGCTCATCGATCGCGGGATCGCCCAGGAAGGGCTCGGCCTTTTCGACGATGCCGTTGCCACCTACAAGGAGCTGCTGGAGGTCAACCCTGCCAACGTCACGGTGGTTCATCACCTCGTGCAGCTCTTTCTTCAGCAGCAGCGGTTCGCCGAGGCGCTTCCCTATCTGCAGAACCTGAAGGCAAAGGGGGTCGGGGGGCTCGAGACCCTCCGCAAGATCGGCCTCATCCATCTGGAGCTCGAACAGTACGACGACGCCATCACCGAGTTCCAGGAGATCCTTGCCAAGGAACCGGCGGCACACCAGGTGCGGTTCTATCTGGGGAGCGCCTACGAGGACAAGGAAGAGTTCGACCGGGCGATCGAGGAGTTCTCCAAGATTCCGCCGGGGACCCTGAACTACTTCGAGGCGGTGGGCCACATCGCCTTCCTGTACAAGGACAAGGGGATGCCCGACAAGGGGGTGGCAGTTCTGCGCGATGCCATCGCCGCCAATCCGAAGCAACTCGACCTCCATCTCTACCTGGCAGGGCTGTACGAATCGACCGGGAAGTTCGCCGAGGGGCTCGCCCTTCTCAAGGGGGGCGAAGAGCAGTTCGGCGCCGATCCGCGCCTCTATTTCCGCCTCGGGACCATCTACGACAAGATGGGGGACAAGGAGCAGTCGATCGCCGCCATGAAGAGGGTGATCGTCCTCTCCCCCGATGACGCCCAGGCCCTCAATTACCTTGGCTACACCTACGCCGAGCTCGGGACCAATCTCGACGAGGCGCTCCAGTATCTCAAGAAGGCGGTGCAGCTCCGCCCCAGCGACGGGTTCATCCTCGACAGCCTCGGATGGGTCTACTTCAAGATGAAGCGCTTCGACGAGGCGGTTCCGCTGCTGGAGCGGGCGCTGAAGCTGGCCGACGGCGACGTCACCGTCATGGAGCACCTCGCCGATGCCCATGCGGCCCGCCACGAGTACCGCAAGGCGCTGGAGCTCTACAAGAAGATCCTGGCCGCCGAACCGGAGCGCAAGGATATCCTCGAAAAGAAACGAAAGGTCAAGGCGGAGAGCCTGGAAAGATGA